The genomic segment AAATGGTTTTCTGGCCGGTCTGGTTGCCATTACCTGCCCTTGTTATTGGGTGTCCCCTACAGGCTCAATCGCTATTGGGGGCATTGCCGGGGTGGTCGTTATTCTGGCTGTGGATCTCCTGGAATGGTTAAAAATTGATGATCCTATTGGGGCGGTTCCTGTCCACGGGATTTGCGGAATTTGGGGAACTTTATCTCTAGGTTTCTTTGCTTGCGGAAAGTATGGGCTAAGCGGTCCATTAGCCGCTGATAATTCTGCGCCTTTGACGGGTTTGTTTTACGGAGGTGGAACCCAGGTGTTGCTGGCTCAGGCACTGGGAAGTTTTATTGTCACCGCGACTACTTTTATTTCGGCCCTTCTCGTCATGTACGCAATCAACGCCATGGGAATACTTCGAGTATCTGAAGAAGGTGAGTTACGAGGTCTGGATGTCCATGAGCATGGAATTTCAGCTTATCCGGAGTATGTCATCAATTCTTTTGCAACGCCTCATGGCTCTCTAAAATCAAAAGGAGATAGAGTTCAAAAACGAGATGAGTAATTGGTAACTACCCAGGTAACCCCTCCAATTGCTGCGGAACTCGCGACTATTTGGAGGTGACGGAAACAAAAATTGTGTCACCCCCGAGAAATCGGGGGTCCATTTGTGATTTTTCTCAAGGAATGCTCGGCAGTCCTCGCAATTTCCAGGGCTACCTGAGCAGTTACAAAATAGAAGCAATCATCATTAAAGGGAGGAAGATAAAATGTTTCAATCGTTGTGTCGTAAAAGTGTAGTCCACTTGTGCCTGTTCCTGATCTTAATCGCAGGAGTGATTTCTTTTGCAGTTAAGGTGCAAGCCCAAGTTCCTGATACCGCCCCCACTGCAGTAGCGCCTGTCCCTCCACCAGCCGTTGTAGCAGCACCCCCTGCGACCAATAATTTTGAGGAACGAATTGCAGACCTCGAGGCCTACATGAACAACGGGGCTCGGGTGAAAGATCTTCCCGACTCCAAGGTGAAAGACTCCAAGGTGCCCGGGGCAGGTCCAGGTCACAATGCCTGGATGATGGTCTGCGCGGCCCTGGTTCTCTTTATGACTCTGCCTGGACTGGCTCTTTTTTACGGAGGGCTGGTTCGATCCAAGAATGTCCTCTCTGTACTCGCTCAATGCTTTGGGATTGCAGGACTGGTTACTCTGCTCTGGTGGGCCTTTGGTTATAGTTGGGTGTTTTCCGCCGGCGCTGATGGCTCAATCTTTAAAGGCATTCTAGGCGGGATAAAATTTGCCTTCCTGAACGGAGTCGACTCGATGCCGAACACCGATTATTCGGCCTGGGTCTCCCACAATGTCTTTGCGATGTATCAAATGATGTTTGCCATTATTACCCCTGCCTTGATGATTGGGGCCATTGCCGAACGCATGAAATTTTCGGCCATTATGCTTTTTGTTGCCCTGTGGATGATGATCGTTTATTTTCCCATCGCCCACATGGTTTGGGGTGTCGATGGACTGATGAATGGCGTGTGGAATGGAAGCGCAGCCATCAAGGCCATTGATTTTGCGGGTGGGACGGTGGTGCACATGTCTTCCGGTTGGTCGGCTTTGATCCTCTGTCTTTTGCTGGGAAAGCGCCTGGGCTATGGAAAAGATCTGATGGCCCCGCACAGCATGGTACTTTGTATGGTGGGGACCGGCATGTTGTGGGTCGGTTGGTATGGATTTAACGCCGGTTCTGCAGTGGCTGCCGATGGGATTGCCGCAAACGCCTTTATGACCACCACTCTTGCCGCCGCGGTTGCCTCTTTTACCTGGGCTCTGCTGGAATATATGCTTCGAGGCAAACCCAGTGTCTTGGGTTTCTGTTCGGGTGCAGTCGGAGGCCTGGTGGTCATCACTCCAGCCTGCGGATTTGTAACGGCCTCTTCGGCGGTTATTATCGGAGTTTTGGCGGGCGCCGTTCCTTTTGTGGCCTGCACCAAATTAAAACACTGGTTTGGTTATGACGATGCCTTAGATACCTTTGGAGTGCATGCGATCGGTGGAACCTTGGGGGCCTTTGTGACAGGTATTTTTGCCGATGCCAGTGTGAATGGAAATTTAAGCCTGTCCACTGCAGCACCCTTGAATCCTGCAACCCAGAATGGTTTGGCCCAACTGGTGATCCATCATGGTGTATGGATAGAACAACTCAAGGCCATGGGAATTACAATTGTCTTGTCAGTGGCGGCTACTTTTGTAATTGCAGCTATTGTCAAAGTAGTATTAGGCGGTATTCGCGTGAGTGAAGATGTCGAACGTCAAGGTCTGGATGTTTCGGAGCATGGCGAAGAAGGTTATGTCCACTAATTAGAATCCTGTAAGAACATGGAGAAAATATGAAAAAAATAGAAGCAATCATCAAACCCTTTAAGCTGGATGAAGTGAAGGAGGCGCTGCAAGCCATTGCCGTCAATGGAATGACCGTCTCCGAGGTAAAAGGTTTCGGGAGGCAAAAAGGACACACCGAACTTTACCGCGGGGCAGAATATGTGGTCGATTTTCTTCCCAAGATAAAAGTTGAAATCATTGTGGGTGATGCAGAGGTTCAAAAAATTGTGGAAGCGATCCAGAAGGCCGCAAAAACCGGACGCATCGGAGATGGAAAAATCTTTGTGACCTCGGTCGAAGAAGTGAT from the Deltaproteobacteria bacterium genome contains:
- a CDS encoding ammonium transporter, whose translation is MFQSLCRKSVVHLCLFLILIAGVISFAVKVQAQVPDTAPTAVAPVPPPAVVAAPPATNNFEERIADLEAYMNNGARVKDLPDSKVKDSKVPGAGPGHNAWMMVCAALVLFMTLPGLALFYGGLVRSKNVLSVLAQCFGIAGLVTLLWWAFGYSWVFSAGADGSIFKGILGGIKFAFLNGVDSMPNTDYSAWVSHNVFAMYQMMFAIITPALMIGAIAERMKFSAIMLFVALWMMIVYFPIAHMVWGVDGLMNGVWNGSAAIKAIDFAGGTVVHMSSGWSALILCLLLGKRLGYGKDLMAPHSMVLCMVGTGMLWVGWYGFNAGSAVAADGIAANAFMTTTLAAAVASFTWALLEYMLRGKPSVLGFCSGAVGGLVVITPACGFVTASSAVIIGVLAGAVPFVACTKLKHWFGYDDALDTFGVHAIGGTLGAFVTGIFADASVNGNLSLSTAAPLNPATQNGLAQLVIHHGVWIEQLKAMGITIVLSVAATFVIAAIVKVVLGGIRVSEDVERQGLDVSEHGEEGYVH
- a CDS encoding P-II family nitrogen regulator — encoded protein: MKKIEAIIKPFKLDEVKEALQAIAVNGMTVSEVKGFGRQKGHTELYRGAEYVVDFLPKIKVEIIVGDAEVQKIVEAIQKAAKTGRIGDGKIFVTSVEEVIRIRTGETGENAV